The following coding sequences lie in one Maribacter forsetii DSM 18668 genomic window:
- a CDS encoding lysylphosphatidylglycerol synthase transmembrane domain-containing protein, producing MAKLNKKVTTGLKVLISAVLIYFIFTKINVSEIKDILITSNPFYLILAAIFFILSKFIGAIRLNLYFHQLTIMLTHKSNFKLYLLGMFYNLFLPGGIGGDAYKGYILKKTFDVKTKRMVSVLVLDRLGGLLLLFIYACTLLAFIELEILNGYRWLFITAIPLSVIVFWFLNKKFFNYVLPIFWKTTALSALVQLAQLVSIWFILLALNIETNQVSYLIIFLISSIIAVVPLTLGGIGSREVTFFYGAQFLGLDQNVSVGVSVLFFLITALVSLFGVIYHFKTIKLELAQITTDSTE from the coding sequence GTGGCGAAGTTAAATAAGAAAGTAACCACCGGATTAAAAGTACTGATCAGTGCCGTTTTAATTTACTTCATTTTTACAAAAATAAATGTAAGTGAGATAAAAGACATACTGATTACCAGTAATCCGTTTTACTTGATATTAGCAGCCATATTCTTCATACTATCTAAGTTCATTGGGGCTATTCGACTTAATCTTTATTTTCACCAACTTACTATTATGCTTACTCATAAAAGCAATTTTAAGTTGTATTTATTGGGTATGTTCTACAACCTATTCTTGCCGGGTGGTATAGGTGGCGATGCCTACAAAGGTTACATTTTAAAGAAAACCTTTGATGTCAAAACCAAAAGAATGGTAAGTGTTCTGGTATTAGATCGTTTAGGTGGGTTGTTACTATTGTTCATTTACGCTTGTACCCTACTTGCTTTTATTGAATTAGAAATATTAAATGGATACCGTTGGTTGTTTATTACAGCCATACCCTTGTCAGTAATCGTCTTTTGGTTCTTAAACAAGAAGTTCTTTAATTATGTACTTCCCATTTTTTGGAAAACTACAGCGCTATCCGCATTGGTACAATTAGCACAACTGGTAAGTATTTGGTTTATATTATTAGCGTTGAATATTGAAACTAATCAGGTTTCGTACCTTATTATATTTTTAATTTCATCGATTATAGCAGTTGTTCCCTTAACTTTAGGAGGAATTGGAAGTCGCGAAGTAACCTTTTTTTATGGAGCCCAGTTTTTAGGGTTAGACCAAAATGTATCGGTTGGGGTAAGTGTCCTTTTCTTTTTAATAACCGCTTTAGTTTCTCTATTCGGAGTAATTTACCACTTTAAGACTATTAAATTGGAACTAGCGCAAATAACTACTGACTCCACAGAATAG
- a CDS encoding MATE family efflux transporter, with the protein MFKNYTKEFRYNVKLSVPVILGMLGHTFVQLADNIMVGQLGTAELAAVSLGNSFVFIAMSLGIGFSTAITPLVAEADGAGNKENAKSALKHGLVLCTVLGLTLFGLILLAKPIMYAMKQPIEVVELALPYLDLVAFSLVPLIIFQAFKQFSEGLSQTKYPMYATIVANVINIVLNYLLIFGNFGFPEMGIVGAAIGTLVSRFFMVIYLWFILKTKEKFKYYVTGFNFSRIEKAVMKKIIELGFPSSLQMFFEVGIFTSAVWLSGVLGKNAQAANQIALNLSSMTFMFGMGLGVTAMIRVGNQKGLANFKELRRIAQSIFLLTFLLEIIFAALFLIGRHWFPSLYLDIEDVANFADNTEVLVIAAELLLVAAFFQISDGVQVVVLGALRGLQDVKIPTLITFISYWLIGFPVSYYLCLHTDLKSTGIWIGLLTGLTASAIMLYIRFNYLTKKLIAA; encoded by the coding sequence TTGTTTAAAAATTACACTAAAGAATTTCGTTATAATGTTAAGCTCTCCGTTCCTGTTATATTAGGAATGTTGGGTCACACTTTTGTGCAGTTGGCTGATAATATTATGGTGGGGCAATTAGGCACCGCGGAATTGGCAGCGGTATCATTAGGGAATAGTTTTGTTTTTATAGCTATGTCTTTAGGTATTGGTTTTTCAACTGCAATTACACCTTTAGTGGCTGAAGCGGATGGAGCAGGGAATAAGGAAAATGCAAAAAGCGCATTAAAGCATGGTCTTGTTTTATGTACTGTTCTGGGGTTGACTCTATTTGGACTTATTTTACTGGCAAAGCCAATTATGTATGCCATGAAACAGCCTATAGAAGTTGTAGAATTGGCATTGCCCTATTTAGATCTAGTTGCTTTTTCATTAGTACCGTTAATCATATTTCAAGCATTTAAGCAGTTTTCTGAAGGGTTGTCACAGACCAAATACCCCATGTACGCTACTATTGTAGCTAATGTTATTAATATTGTCTTAAACTACCTTTTGATCTTCGGTAATTTCGGATTTCCAGAAATGGGTATTGTAGGTGCTGCCATTGGTACTTTGGTCTCTAGATTTTTTATGGTAATATACCTTTGGTTCATTTTAAAAACTAAAGAGAAGTTCAAGTATTACGTTACCGGTTTCAATTTTTCGAGAATTGAAAAAGCTGTAATGAAAAAGATTATTGAACTAGGTTTTCCTTCTTCATTACAAATGTTTTTTGAAGTTGGTATTTTTACCTCGGCAGTTTGGTTAAGTGGTGTTTTAGGTAAGAATGCGCAAGCTGCAAACCAAATTGCATTGAATTTAAGTAGTATGACCTTTATGTTTGGGATGGGGCTAGGGGTTACCGCCATGATCAGAGTGGGGAACCAAAAAGGATTGGCTAATTTTAAAGAATTAAGACGTATAGCGCAATCTATATTTTTGCTGACTTTTTTATTGGAAATAATTTTTGCAGCTTTATTCTTGATAGGTAGACATTGGTTTCCGTCCTTATATTTGGATATTGAAGATGTGGCTAATTTTGCCGATAATACAGAAGTATTGGTTATTGCAGCAGAATTGTTGTTAGTAGCCGCATTTTTTCAAATTTCTGACGGAGTACAAGTGGTTGTATTAGGTGCTTTACGTGGTTTACAAGATGTTAAAATACCTACTCTGATAACTTTTATTTCATATTGGCTTATCGGTTTTCCTGTTAGCTATTATTTATGCCTGCATACAGATTTAAAAAGCACTGGAATTTGGATTGGTTTGCTCACAGGGCTAACGGCATCGGCTATTATGTTGTATATTCGATTTAATTATTTAACTAAAAAACTAATTGCCGCATAA
- a CDS encoding phosphatase PAP2 family protein produces MLEELLQLDKDFFLYLNGLGTPQWDNFFQFVSNKFSAIPLYLFLLILSIQKYGTKKTLVLLVSVALMITVTDQLGNFFKYGVARLRPCHDPEVEPYMRLVKSYCGGKFGYFSAHASNSFALAVFFGSILRSKIKYIGFFLVLWAALVAYSRVYIGVHFPLDIITGAVIGSLFGWLFVKLFIFALRKFSL; encoded by the coding sequence ATGCTTGAAGAGCTATTACAGTTAGACAAAGACTTTTTTTTATATCTCAACGGACTAGGTACTCCACAATGGGATAATTTTTTTCAATTCGTATCCAATAAATTTAGTGCCATACCACTGTATCTTTTTTTACTGATACTTTCAATTCAGAAATATGGTACTAAAAAGACATTGGTGCTCTTAGTTTCTGTTGCTTTAATGATAACTGTAACGGATCAATTAGGGAATTTTTTTAAGTACGGAGTTGCTCGATTAAGACCTTGTCATGATCCAGAAGTTGAACCCTATATGAGATTGGTGAAAAGTTACTGTGGTGGTAAATTTGGTTACTTTTCTGCGCATGCATCAAACTCCTTTGCGCTGGCTGTATTCTTTGGTAGTATTTTAAGATCTAAAATTAAATATATTGGCTTCTTTTTAGTGCTTTGGGCAGCATTGGTTGCCTATAGTCGGGTTTACATTGGGGTACACTTTCCACTAGATATAATTACTGGTGCGGTTATAGGCTCGTTATTCGGTTGGTTGTTTGTAAAGTTATTTATATTTGCACTTCGCAAATTCTCCCTATGA
- the meaB gene encoding methylmalonyl Co-A mutase-associated GTPase MeaB, which translates to MNLANLTTSEFLEGIFANNVAIVSKAITIVESTKPEHRIIANEIISGCISKKQESIRIGITGVPGAGKSTFIELFGGMLTKLGKKVAVLTVDPSSSRTKGSILGDKTRMEELVKNPNAYIRPSASGSSLGGVTRKTRESIVILEAAGFNCILIETIGVGQSETAVHDMVDFFLLLKLAGAGDELQGIKRGIIEMADAIVITKADGDNIQRTKLAKMEFARALHMFPPKENGWTPEVLTCSALENRGLNEVWELIDNYCKNMQSSGFFTTNRQQQNENWLIQYLEQELLSEFYHHPKTKDMLPQLKKEVISGNTSPFLAAEKLLKALKEQ; encoded by the coding sequence ATGAATTTAGCCAATCTTACCACATCAGAATTTCTTGAAGGCATCTTTGCAAATAATGTTGCCATAGTAAGTAAGGCTATTACCATTGTAGAAAGTACAAAACCAGAGCATCGTATTATTGCTAATGAGATCATATCAGGTTGTATTTCAAAGAAACAGGAATCTATTAGAATTGGCATTACAGGAGTCCCAGGGGCTGGTAAAAGCACATTTATAGAACTATTTGGCGGTATGCTTACCAAACTTGGAAAAAAGGTTGCCGTACTAACCGTAGACCCTTCTAGCAGTAGAACAAAAGGTAGTATTCTGGGCGATAAGACCCGTATGGAAGAATTGGTTAAAAACCCAAATGCATACATAAGACCATCAGCATCTGGTTCTTCATTAGGTGGTGTTACCCGTAAAACAAGAGAGAGCATTGTTATTCTAGAAGCAGCAGGTTTCAATTGCATTTTAATTGAAACTATTGGTGTGGGGCAAAGTGAAACTGCTGTTCACGATATGGTAGATTTCTTTTTATTGCTAAAATTGGCGGGTGCGGGAGATGAATTACAAGGTATAAAAAGAGGTATCATTGAAATGGCAGATGCCATTGTTATCACAAAAGCGGACGGTGATAATATTCAACGTACAAAGCTTGCCAAAATGGAATTTGCACGGGCATTACATATGTTTCCGCCCAAAGAAAATGGTTGGACACCAGAAGTCCTAACCTGTTCTGCCTTAGAAAACAGAGGATTAAATGAGGTTTGGGAATTGATTGATAACTATTGCAAAAACATGCAATCATCCGGATTCTTTACTACCAACAGACAACAACAAAATGAAAATTGGTTGATTCAATACTTAGAACAGGAGCTATTGTCTGAATTCTACCATCATCCAAAAACTAAAGATATGTTACCACAATTAAAAAAGGAAGTTATTAGCGGTAATACCTCTCCTTTTTTAGCTGCAGAAAAGCTGTTGAAGGCTTTAAAAGAGCAGTAA
- a CDS encoding sugar phosphate isomerase/epimerase family protein, whose protein sequence is MKTRRDFLKNAGLVSAATLFMPQISLARTKNSGYGVQLYSFRDGMLANPKKTLEQIASLGFKEIESAGSSKGYYYGLSPKEMATTCKALGMSLTSGHVHLDDKFEQTMEDAVASGQEYLICSSLPSEGQTVDNYKKVAEQFNIAGEACKRRGLKFGYHNHEYEFESENGEVLYDVLMDNTQKDLVYMELDLGWVVVAEKDPLHYFKKYPGRFPLWHLKDMNMNEKISTEFGKGALDVPLMLELKELSGVEHIYIEQEEYASTPFKSMQHNLNYLKNI, encoded by the coding sequence ATGAAGACACGTAGAGATTTTTTAAAAAACGCTGGATTAGTAAGTGCCGCCACGCTTTTCATGCCACAAATAAGTTTAGCAAGAACTAAGAACTCAGGTTATGGTGTACAACTTTATTCTTTTAGAGATGGCATGTTAGCAAACCCAAAAAAAACTTTAGAGCAAATTGCAAGTTTAGGTTTTAAGGAAATAGAAAGCGCTGGTTCATCAAAAGGATATTACTACGGATTATCTCCTAAAGAAATGGCAACAACATGCAAAGCTTTAGGTATGTCACTAACCAGTGGGCATGTACATTTAGATGATAAATTTGAACAAACCATGGAAGACGCCGTAGCCTCTGGTCAAGAATATTTAATTTGTTCATCGCTACCATCTGAAGGGCAAACAGTGGATAATTACAAAAAAGTAGCAGAGCAGTTTAATATTGCCGGCGAAGCTTGTAAAAGACGGGGTCTAAAATTTGGTTATCATAATCATGAATATGAATTTGAATCTGAAAACGGGGAAGTACTTTATGATGTACTTATGGATAATACACAAAAAGACCTGGTATATATGGAGCTAGATTTGGGCTGGGTCGTGGTTGCAGAAAAAGATCCTTTACACTACTTCAAAAAATACCCGGGTAGATTTCCCTTATGGCATTTGAAGGATATGAATATGAATGAAAAAATAAGTACGGAATTTGGCAAAGGGGCGCTTGATGTACCGTTAATGCTTGAATTAAAAGAGTTATCAGGTGTTGAGCACATTTACATTGAACAAGAGGAGTATGCTAGCACCCCTTTTAAGAGTATGCAACACAACTTAAATTATTTAAAGAATATATAA
- a CDS encoding glycosyltransferase family 2 protein, which translates to MQPVTTSLLSVVVPLYNEQDNAALLTQKIHESLVGYDYQIIYIDDFSTDKTKKVVKGLKDEKVHLIELKKNYGQSLALAAGLDYAEGEYIITMDGDLQNDPSDIPQMLTYAVSGEYDVVTGIRQKRKDSLVKKIPSKIANFLVRRVTKLDIKDNGCALKVFTKDIAKDLNLYGEMHRFITLLAFLEGGQIKQVPVKHHARHAGVSKYGLERVFKVVADMMLLLFIRKYFQRPIHLFGISGSLMILVGIFINIYLMIVKFGFGEDIGTRPLLTVGMMFIFAGIQLFTIGIVMELLIRTYYESQNKRPYRIKKVSVGGEVK; encoded by the coding sequence ATGCAACCTGTTACCACTTCCCTTCTTTCGGTAGTTGTTCCTTTATATAACGAACAAGACAATGCGGCTCTTTTAACACAAAAGATCCACGAAAGCTTGGTTGGCTACGACTATCAAATTATTTATATCGATGATTTCTCGACCGACAAAACCAAAAAAGTAGTCAAAGGTCTTAAAGATGAAAAGGTCCATCTAATTGAGTTGAAGAAAAATTACGGTCAGAGTTTAGCCTTGGCAGCAGGTCTAGATTATGCTGAAGGAGAATATATTATTACCATGGATGGCGATTTACAGAACGACCCGTCCGATATTCCACAAATGTTGACCTATGCCGTTAGCGGTGAGTATGATGTTGTAACCGGTATTCGTCAAAAGCGAAAAGATTCCCTTGTAAAAAAAATACCTTCTAAAATCGCTAATTTTTTGGTACGTCGTGTTACTAAATTAGATATTAAAGATAATGGGTGTGCATTAAAGGTTTTTACAAAAGATATTGCCAAAGATTTAAATCTATATGGAGAAATGCACCGATTTATAACACTTTTGGCATTTCTAGAAGGCGGACAAATAAAGCAAGTTCCTGTAAAACACCATGCACGCCATGCTGGGGTTTCTAAATACGGATTGGAACGTGTCTTTAAAGTAGTTGCAGATATGATGCTATTACTTTTTATTCGCAAATACTTTCAACGCCCAATTCACCTATTCGGTATTTCCGGCTCTTTAATGATCCTTGTAGGTATTTTTATCAACATATACCTAATGATAGTGAAGTTTGGTTTTGGCGAAGATATTGGCACAAGACCTTTATTAACGGTTGGTATGATGTTTATTTTTGCAGGTATTCAATTATTTACAATTGGTATTGTAATGGAATTATTAATACGTACTTATTATGAGTCTCAGAACAAAAGACCTTACCGCATTAAAAAAGTAAGTGTAGGTGGCGAAGTTAAATAA
- a CDS encoding RNA polymerase sigma factor, with protein sequence MFQSNVVEKCKANDRAAQLQLYRKYCDGMYIVAMRFVKNADDAEDILQESFIKAFEKLHQFKGDVTFGAWLKRIVVNKSIDFLKSKKDKEVSLDDSYMQVVAENDNWNVPATITIEQVRSAINELQDKYKYVVLMFLVEGYDHQEIAEVLDISASACRTRLSRGKGHLKELLKGKKYGTGS encoded by the coding sequence ATGTTTCAAAGCAATGTCGTAGAGAAATGTAAAGCAAACGACCGGGCTGCCCAGTTGCAGTTGTATAGGAAGTATTGCGACGGAATGTACATTGTTGCAATGCGGTTTGTGAAAAATGCAGATGATGCCGAAGACATTTTACAAGAATCTTTTATAAAGGCATTTGAAAAACTTCATCAATTTAAAGGTGATGTCACTTTTGGAGCTTGGTTAAAAAGGATAGTGGTGAATAAGAGTATCGATTTTCTGAAATCTAAAAAAGATAAAGAGGTTTCTTTAGATGATAGTTATATGCAGGTTGTTGCAGAAAATGATAATTGGAATGTACCGGCAACAATTACAATAGAACAAGTAAGATCTGCTATTAATGAATTACAGGATAAATATAAATATGTGGTACTCATGTTTTTAGTAGAAGGGTATGATCACCAAGAAATTGCTGAGGTATTAGATATTTCTGCATCTGCCTGTAGGACTAGATTGTCCAGAGGAAAAGGACATTTAAAAGAACTATTAAAAGGAAAAAAATATGGAACAGGATCTTAG
- a CDS encoding aldose epimerase family protein, translated as MKQVTISNAYLTLMVLDYGATIQKLLVKGEDGEYTNVVVGYNHPSRYRLDDNALGASIGRYAGRISEGGFVLDRERYHLYQEDGVHLHGGKEGFHQKYWTIDEVDNSDKPFVKLSYTSKHLEEGYPGNLTVSVTYKLMNNALQVIYEGMTDRSTVINLTNHAYFKLDDNPYIDEYDLQLNCPYRLETKDNLLPTGDIIPVRKTEFDFLLPKKIGLQRFDTIYIKDIGNEKVAELHSKTSGINMKVYTNQPALVVYTPPDFPSICFEAQNYPDAPNQPDFPKSVLRPGDIYNNISIFKFDIDSKS; from the coding sequence TTGAAACAAGTTACAATTTCCAATGCCTATTTAACCCTTATGGTGCTTGATTATGGCGCTACCATTCAAAAATTACTTGTAAAAGGTGAAGATGGTGAATATACCAATGTCGTTGTTGGGTACAACCACCCAAGTAGATATAGATTAGATGACAATGCTTTAGGTGCAAGTATAGGACGTTACGCAGGTAGAATATCTGAAGGCGGATTTGTTTTAGATCGAGAAAGATATCATTTGTACCAAGAAGACGGGGTGCATTTACATGGTGGTAAAGAAGGATTTCATCAAAAATACTGGACTATTGATGAGGTAGATAATAGTGACAAACCTTTTGTAAAACTAAGCTATACCAGTAAGCATTTAGAAGAAGGATACCCTGGGAATTTAACCGTAAGTGTTACTTATAAATTAATGAACAACGCTCTGCAGGTAATTTATGAGGGAATGACAGATAGAAGTACGGTCATTAACCTTACTAACCATGCCTATTTTAAATTAGATGACAATCCGTATATAGATGAGTATGATTTGCAATTAAATTGTCCGTACCGATTAGAAACTAAAGATAACCTGTTACCCACAGGAGATATCATACCGGTTCGTAAAACAGAATTCGATTTTCTTTTGCCTAAAAAAATAGGATTACAAAGATTCGATACCATTTACATTAAGGATATTGGCAATGAAAAAGTTGCGGAATTACACTCAAAGACATCTGGTATTAACATGAAAGTATATACCAATCAACCAGCATTGGTGGTGTACACTCCGCCAGATTTTCCCAGTATTTGTTTTGAGGCACAGAATTACCCAGATGCTCCCAATCAACCAGATTTTCCAAAAAGTGTTTTAAGACCTGGAGATATCTATAATAACATATCTATCTTTAAATTCGATATTGATTCTAAAAGCTAA
- a CDS encoding response regulator: MNQNPIVWIIDDDDISKYVMKRYLNQLSVTEVIEFPDSVQPLKFIQDNYNSLDKLPDIIFLDLHMPILNGFDFIKDFQMVAPKIDKKINIVMLTSSINAEDVDQAKTFHEITDYFIKPIKHRDLARIMKVELK; this comes from the coding sequence ATGAACCAAAATCCAATAGTTTGGATTATCGACGATGACGATATATCTAAATATGTAATGAAGAGGTATCTCAATCAGTTATCTGTAACAGAAGTTATTGAATTTCCTGATTCAGTTCAACCATTGAAATTTATACAAGACAATTACAATTCTTTAGATAAATTACCAGATATTATATTTCTTGATCTTCATATGCCCATCTTAAATGGTTTTGATTTTATAAAGGATTTTCAAATGGTAGCCCCAAAAATCGATAAGAAAATTAATATAGTCATGTTAACCTCTTCTATTAATGCCGAAGATGTTGACCAGGCAAAAACATTCCATGAAATAACAGATTACTTTATAAAACCTATTAAGCATAGAGATTTGGCAAGAATTATGAAGGTAGAATTAAAGTAA
- a CDS encoding ArnT family glycosyltransferase: MISNLRYWFLIALIFLVYVAGMFVTLFENDSAQFSVMAMRMVQENDFFSLFKGPEEYLDKPHMHYWLAALSYKIFGIHDWSYRIPGILATLLAAYSCYGLGSLLYNKHVGKLSALIFMTAQTIVLGAIDVRTDAVLTGFSILAIWQLAKYIEKASVSAIVIGAFAAGIAFSTKGQIALLVIGLPILCHLFYTGKWQAFLSWKVLLALLVFAVTITPMLYAYYLQFDLHPEKVIRGKDNRSGIFFIFWEQSFERLSGEGMGKNSSDYFFFFHTFLWVFLPWTILGIASFYTKIRAFIKHKFKNVQGSEFLTVGGITLIFIIISFAQFKLPHYLNITIPLFAIITAAYIYNLYANSKLQTVKKLMFGQYFVLSIVFIASALICFYVFKLNSVLAYICLAVAAVMVVYYALKRESVYAKLLTISVCASLLLNAVLNLHFYPNLLDYQGGSSMSKVIAEKDIPVERIYKVGSDHTWSLDFYNQFPVQITTPEVLKNKKDVWVYVNDDEMAMLEKKGFDWDSQLSVDQFRITRLQGKFLNPNTRKKVTRKMHLLHIY, translated from the coding sequence ATGATATCTAATCTAAGATACTGGTTTTTAATAGCTTTAATTTTTTTGGTATACGTTGCAGGTATGTTTGTGACGTTATTTGAAAATGATTCTGCACAGTTTTCAGTAATGGCCATGAGAATGGTTCAGGAAAATGATTTTTTTAGTCTTTTTAAAGGACCTGAAGAGTATTTGGATAAGCCGCATATGCACTACTGGTTGGCAGCCTTATCTTATAAAATATTCGGTATTCATGATTGGTCTTATCGTATTCCCGGAATACTAGCTACGTTATTGGCTGCATATAGTTGTTATGGATTGGGTAGTCTGCTTTATAACAAACATGTTGGTAAACTTTCTGCATTGATTTTTATGACCGCTCAAACCATTGTGTTGGGTGCAATAGACGTTCGTACCGATGCCGTACTAACGGGTTTCAGCATTTTAGCAATTTGGCAACTTGCAAAGTATATTGAAAAGGCTAGTGTGTCAGCAATTGTTATAGGAGCTTTTGCAGCTGGTATAGCATTTTCTACCAAAGGGCAGATTGCTCTTTTGGTTATAGGTCTGCCTATTTTATGTCATTTATTCTATACAGGAAAATGGCAAGCGTTTTTAAGTTGGAAAGTGCTATTGGCACTTTTGGTATTTGCAGTGACGATTACCCCTATGTTATATGCCTATTATTTGCAATTCGACTTACATCCGGAAAAGGTAATTCGTGGCAAGGACAATCGTAGTGGTATATTCTTTATTTTTTGGGAGCAAAGTTTTGAACGTTTAAGTGGTGAAGGTATGGGGAAAAATAGTAGCGATTACTTTTTCTTTTTTCATACATTTCTTTGGGTATTTCTGCCTTGGACAATATTGGGTATTGCCTCATTTTACACTAAAATACGGGCATTTATAAAACATAAATTTAAAAACGTTCAAGGTTCGGAATTCTTAACCGTTGGTGGTATTACATTAATATTCATAATCATCAGTTTTGCGCAATTTAAATTACCACATTATCTAAATATTACTATTCCTCTTTTTGCAATTATTACTGCAGCATATATTTATAATTTATATGCTAACAGCAAGTTACAAACTGTAAAGAAATTAATGTTTGGGCAATATTTTGTATTAAGTATTGTATTTATTGCTTCTGCCTTAATTTGCTTTTATGTCTTTAAATTAAATAGCGTTTTGGCTTACATCTGTTTGGCTGTTGCGGCAGTTATGGTGGTGTATTATGCTTTAAAGAGAGAAAGCGTATATGCAAAATTGTTAACGATATCAGTTTGTGCATCCTTACTTTTAAACGCTGTTTTAAATCTCCACTTTTATCCAAATCTGTTAGATTATCAAGGCGGGTCTTCAATGTCTAAAGTTATCGCTGAGAAAGATATTCCGGTAGAGCGTATTTACAAAGTAGGTAGTGATCATACATGGTCTTTAGATTTCTATAATCAATTTCCAGTTCAAATTACTACACCAGAAGTCTTAAAGAACAAAAAAGATGTTTGGGTATATGTGAACGATGATGAGATGGCTATGCTAGAGAAAAAGGGATTTGATTGGGATTCCCAACTTTCCGTAGATCAATTTAGAATTACACGTTTGCAAGGCAAATTTTTAAACCCTAATACCCGAAAGAAGGTGACACGTAAAATGCACCTACTGCATATTTACTAA
- the mazG gene encoding nucleoside triphosphate pyrophosphohydrolase, with protein MNSRKEQLEAIDRLLTIMDELREQCPWDKKQTMQSLRHLTIEETYELGDAILDNDLNEVKMELGDMLLHIIFYAKIGSETNDFDIADVANAICDKLVNRHPHIYGDVKVIDAEDVKRNWEQIKLKEGKKSVLEGVPKSLPALVKANRIQDKVSGVGFDWEEPQQVFEKVQEELGELQIEVEAGNKEKIEAEFGDVLFSMINYARFLGVNPENALERTNKKFIKRFQYLETKAKEKGKEMNDMSLEEMDVYWNEAKTKE; from the coding sequence ATGAATAGCAGAAAGGAACAATTAGAGGCAATAGATAGGTTGTTGACCATTATGGACGAGTTGCGAGAGCAGTGCCCGTGGGATAAAAAGCAGACCATGCAATCTTTAAGACATTTAACTATTGAAGAAACCTATGAATTAGGAGATGCTATTTTAGATAACGACCTCAATGAGGTAAAGATGGAGTTGGGAGATATGCTTTTACATATCATTTTTTATGCAAAAATAGGCTCTGAAACCAATGATTTTGATATTGCCGACGTTGCTAATGCCATTTGCGATAAACTTGTAAATAGGCATCCACATATTTATGGGGATGTTAAGGTAATAGATGCCGAAGACGTAAAACGAAACTGGGAACAGATTAAACTAAAAGAGGGCAAAAAAAGTGTATTGGAAGGAGTGCCCAAAAGTTTGCCTGCTTTGGTAAAGGCTAATAGAATACAAGATAAAGTGTCTGGTGTAGGCTTTGACTGGGAAGAGCCACAACAAGTTTTTGAAAAAGTACAAGAAGAACTTGGTGAGCTGCAAATAGAGGTTGAGGCAGGTAATAAGGAGAAGATCGAGGCCGAGTTTGGCGACGTGCTTTTCTCCATGATCAATTATGCTAGATTTTTAGGGGTAAATCCTGAAAATGCTTTAGAGCGCACCAATAAGAAATTTATAAAACGTTTTCAATACCTTGAAACTAAGGCAAAGGAAAAAGGTAAGGAAATGAATGATATGTCATTGGAGGAAATGGATGTGTACTGGAACGAAGCAAAAACTAAAGAGTAA